The proteins below are encoded in one region of Pirellulales bacterium:
- a CDS encoding GNAT family N-acetyltransferase: MSAVEIKPVKSWSDRRVFLNVPERLYKGDPNWIPRLRLIESELAGFKHHPFHETAEVQTFLAMRDGEVCGRVAAIINREHNREHKEERGFFGFFETVDDPAVANALLDAVRGWLAERGITKLRGPANPSMNYDCGLLVEGFDTPPTFLMPYNPPFYEKLITGYGFQKSQDLLAYVGYEAQLPEFEKEMGWLVDQAQERCQATVRPMIPSSTKDVELFLELYNRSFEAMWGFVPLTKHEVAEFARTLSYLVSRELALIAEVDGRGVGAVLGLPDYNPTIRRIRGRLLPFGFIHLLRGRKDVRRIRIISINVVPEFQRWGLGLVLLRALVPKALSMGVKEAEFSWIAESNVMPRVGLEKMNAKLTKTYRMYDLDLPAKP, encoded by the coding sequence ATGTCCGCAGTCGAAATCAAGCCGGTCAAAAGTTGGAGCGACCGGCGAGTTTTTCTGAATGTCCCCGAGCGCCTGTATAAGGGGGATCCGAATTGGATTCCGCGCCTGCGACTCATTGAGAGCGAACTGGCCGGCTTCAAACACCATCCGTTTCACGAAACGGCTGAGGTGCAAACATTTCTCGCGATGCGCGACGGCGAAGTCTGCGGCCGCGTGGCTGCGATTATTAACCGGGAGCACAATCGCGAGCACAAGGAAGAACGCGGATTCTTCGGATTCTTCGAGACCGTCGACGATCCCGCGGTGGCCAATGCCTTGCTGGATGCCGTGCGAGGCTGGTTGGCCGAACGCGGCATTACGAAGCTGCGCGGACCGGCGAATCCTTCGATGAATTACGACTGCGGCCTGCTCGTCGAGGGTTTCGACACACCGCCTACGTTCCTGATGCCCTACAATCCGCCGTTTTACGAAAAGCTGATCACGGGGTACGGATTTCAGAAGTCACAGGATTTGCTGGCCTATGTGGGCTACGAAGCTCAGCTTCCCGAGTTCGAAAAGGAGATGGGCTGGCTTGTGGATCAAGCGCAAGAACGCTGCCAGGCCACGGTCCGACCCATGATTCCCTCCTCGACAAAAGACGTCGAGCTGTTTCTCGAACTCTATAATCGCTCGTTCGAGGCGATGTGGGGATTTGTGCCGCTCACGAAGCACGAGGTGGCCGAATTCGCGCGCACGCTCAGCTACCTCGTTAGCCGCGAGTTGGCCCTCATCGCCGAGGTCGACGGTCGCGGCGTCGGCGCCGTGCTAGGGTTGCCGGATTACAACCCGACCATCCGGCGAATTCGCGGCCGGCTCTTGCCCTTCGGCTTTATTCACTTGCTGCGCGGCCGAAAAGATGTCCGCCGCATTCGCATCATCAGCATCAACGTCGTGCCCGAGTTTCAACGCTGGGGACTGGGACTGGTCCTGTTGCGTGCGCTCGTCCCTAAGGCACTCTCGATGGGCGTGAAAGAAGCCGAATTTTCCTGGATCGCCGAGTCGAACGTCATGCCCCGCGTCGGGCTGGAAAAGATGAACGCCAAACTGACGAAAACCTACCGCATGTACGATCTCGATCTGCCGGCTAAGCCGTAG
- a CDS encoding fatty acid desaturase, whose protein sequence is MTTSSKYSSTRTPGWPTPTLPNFRREEPGRVGAHSRSDFSLRDARQLVNDLFEPRPWIYWVDFSLSIGLGTAALLVLRRAPLNWAGWGIIYAAAVLAFYRAAMFSHEVVHLRAEKFKAFRIYWNLLCGIPFLIPSFLYQTHTLHHVRKHYGTANDGEYLPLATGPVRNIFLFLCEPLVMPAIAVVRFLVLAPLTWISPRSRKWVYAHASSMVIDPTFVRPLPGRGELRTWRLQEAACFALALGTLLAVVSGLRPWQFVRDLYLIAAGVLMINAIRTMGAHRYLHRGEPVSFVEQLVDSLNYPNHPITGELWAPVGLRYHALHHLFPSLPYHALPAAHERLMAGLPSGSPYHLTICSSLPSALLALWRRARSSTTA, encoded by the coding sequence GTGACCACATCATCGAAATACTCAAGTACCCGTACCCCGGGTTGGCCCACCCCCACGTTACCCAATTTTCGCCGCGAGGAGCCGGGGCGCGTCGGCGCGCACAGCCGGAGCGATTTCTCGCTGCGGGACGCACGCCAGTTGGTTAACGACCTGTTTGAACCCAGGCCGTGGATTTATTGGGTCGATTTCTCACTGTCGATCGGCCTGGGGACGGCCGCGCTGCTCGTTCTCCGTCGGGCGCCTCTGAATTGGGCGGGCTGGGGAATCATCTACGCGGCCGCCGTGTTGGCGTTTTACCGCGCCGCTATGTTCAGTCACGAAGTCGTTCACCTGCGAGCAGAGAAGTTCAAAGCGTTTCGCATCTATTGGAACCTGCTGTGCGGTATTCCGTTTTTGATCCCCTCGTTTTTGTATCAGACGCATACTTTGCATCATGTGCGGAAGCACTACGGCACGGCCAATGACGGCGAGTATCTGCCGCTGGCCACGGGCCCGGTACGTAATATCTTTCTGTTTCTTTGCGAACCGCTGGTGATGCCGGCCATCGCCGTGGTTCGCTTCCTGGTATTGGCGCCGTTGACATGGATCAGCCCGCGCTCGCGCAAATGGGTTTACGCGCACGCCTCGTCGATGGTGATCGATCCCACCTTCGTTCGGCCGCTGCCCGGTCGCGGCGAGTTGCGCACCTGGCGGTTGCAAGAGGCGGCCTGTTTCGCGTTGGCGCTGGGCACGCTATTGGCCGTGGTCTCGGGCTTACGACCGTGGCAATTCGTGCGTGATCTTTACCTGATCGCCGCTGGCGTGCTCATGATCAATGCGATTCGCACCATGGGCGCACATCGTTATCTGCATCGCGGTGAGCCGGTGAGCTTCGTCGAGCAGTTGGTCGATTCGCTGAACTACCCGAATCATCCCATCACGGGCGAGTTGTGGGCTCCGGTGGGATTACGGTATCACGCCTTGCACCACCTGTTTCCGTCGCTGCCGTATCACGCTCTGCCCGCGGCCCACGAGCGACTGATGGCTGGCTTGCCCTCTGGTTCGCCCTACCACCTTACGATCTGCTCGAGTTTGCCATCGGCTTTGCTTGCGTTGTGGCGTCGAGCCCGCAGCTCGACTACGGCTTAG
- a CDS encoding beta-ketoacyl-[acyl-carrier-protein] synthase family protein, with translation MAARDIVITGLGIVSPIGIGGDAFWTALRHGTSGVRPLSLFDAQGLPVTYGAEVTGFDPKQFVKPRKSLKVMSRDIQFGVSAADMACGQAGLSPGAIDPERFGVVFGADMILCPLDDVEAAYRSCMVDGRFDFRRWGQHAMAQLYPLWMLKYLPNMPACHIAINYDARGPSNSLATAEVSSLLAIAEASRIIERGLADVMVAGGTSSRIHPTTYVRAVLCDTARQGQDPKTASRPFDADRTGAVYGEGSAAFVLESRRHAEARGVKIFGRVLGYASGFEPRVNGSPLKGTAIRATIENSLRCAELEPGDIGHVNANGISTILDDRAEAQAIRQVLGDVPVTAPKSYFGNLGAGTGAVEMAASVLGFVNNEVPRTLNYERRDPQCPVNVVHGEPLRGAKGTAVILNQASTGQSAAVVIAAEE, from the coding sequence GTGGCGGCGCGAGACATCGTCATAACGGGGCTAGGAATCGTCAGTCCGATCGGCATCGGCGGCGATGCCTTTTGGACGGCGCTTCGTCACGGCACCAGCGGCGTCCGGCCACTCTCACTGTTCGACGCACAGGGCTTGCCCGTCACCTACGGCGCCGAAGTGACAGGCTTCGACCCGAAACAGTTCGTCAAGCCACGCAAGAGCTTGAAAGTGATGTCGCGCGACATCCAGTTCGGCGTCAGCGCGGCCGACATGGCGTGTGGGCAAGCGGGCTTGTCTCCGGGGGCCATTGATCCGGAGCGATTCGGCGTGGTGTTCGGCGCCGACATGATTCTCTGCCCGCTGGACGATGTCGAGGCCGCCTATCGCAGTTGCATGGTCGATGGCCGATTCGATTTCCGTCGCTGGGGACAACATGCTATGGCGCAGTTGTATCCCTTGTGGATGTTGAAATATCTGCCCAACATGCCAGCCTGCCACATCGCGATCAACTACGATGCCCGCGGCCCCAGCAACTCGCTCGCCACGGCCGAGGTCTCCAGCCTGCTGGCGATTGCCGAAGCATCCCGCATCATCGAGCGCGGATTAGCGGACGTGATGGTGGCCGGTGGAACCAGTTCGCGCATTCACCCCACAACCTACGTGCGGGCCGTCCTTTGCGACACGGCGCGTCAGGGGCAGGATCCGAAAACAGCCAGCCGTCCGTTCGACGCCGATCGCACGGGTGCCGTCTACGGCGAAGGCTCGGCCGCCTTCGTCCTGGAAAGTCGCCGTCACGCCGAGGCCCGCGGAGTGAAGATTTTCGGACGCGTGCTGGGCTATGCTAGCGGCTTCGAGCCACGTGTTAACGGCTCGCCGCTCAAGGGAACGGCAATCCGCGCGACCATCGAAAATAGCTTGCGCTGCGCCGAGCTTGAGCCGGGTGATATTGGACACGTGAATGCGAACGGTATCAGCACGATTCTTGATGATCGGGCCGAAGCGCAGGCCATTCGCCAGGTGCTAGGAGACGTTCCCGTTACCGCGCCAAAAAGCTACTTTGGCAATCTGGGTGCGGGCACTGGCGCGGTGGAAATGGCGGCCAGCGTGCTGGGCTTCGTCAATAACGAGGTTCCGCGGACCCTCAATTACGAGCGTCGTGATCCGCAGTGCCCCGTGAATGTCGTCCATGGGGAACCGTTACGGGGTGCGAAGGGCACGGCCGTAATTTTGAATCAGGCCTCGACCGGCCAATCGGCGGCCGTGGTGATCGCCGCCGAAGAATAA
- a CDS encoding transaldolase family protein, producing MSSSLKSLIASGTKLWLDSIDPDLVAKNFALGASGATSNPIIVSGLIETGRFDSDLEGLLQRGLSDEEIAWQTTDKLVRGAQQVFLPVWEKTGGNDGYVSFELDPLIEDIHNPLPHAERVKRYIELGKKWAAGHKNRMIKVPATPAGLDALEELVAADVTVNVTLIFSMRQYLAARDAVWRGACRRANLSHFKSVYSIFVSRLDVYTEKAVPSLSPAAQGMVGIVNAKRIWAANQEFWKQNKTPLQQEMIFASTGTKKPEDPPWKYVEAFAGSDIETNPPATNDAVEKSGRTITRHVDELPPKAVLDEIDAKVDIKHLEETLMDEGLKKFADPQHALLKLIASKRGALAPH from the coding sequence ATGAGCTCATCACTTAAGTCCCTGATCGCCAGTGGCACGAAGCTCTGGCTCGATTCGATTGACCCTGACTTGGTGGCCAAGAACTTCGCCCTAGGTGCTAGCGGTGCAACGTCGAATCCGATCATTGTCTCCGGGCTGATCGAAACGGGACGCTTCGATAGCGACCTCGAGGGACTGTTGCAGCGCGGCCTTTCGGACGAGGAAATCGCCTGGCAGACGACAGACAAGCTGGTCCGCGGCGCCCAGCAGGTATTTCTACCGGTCTGGGAAAAAACCGGCGGAAACGATGGCTACGTCAGCTTCGAACTTGATCCGCTGATCGAAGATATCCACAATCCGCTACCCCATGCCGAGCGCGTCAAGCGGTATATCGAGCTCGGGAAGAAATGGGCCGCTGGCCACAAGAACCGCATGATCAAGGTACCGGCGACTCCCGCGGGGCTCGATGCTCTCGAAGAGTTGGTCGCTGCCGACGTCACCGTGAATGTGACGCTGATCTTCAGCATGCGGCAATACCTGGCCGCTCGTGACGCCGTGTGGCGCGGGGCATGTCGTCGGGCGAATCTAAGCCATTTCAAGAGCGTGTACAGCATCTTCGTATCGCGATTGGACGTCTACACCGAGAAGGCGGTTCCCAGCCTCTCGCCCGCCGCCCAAGGAATGGTCGGCATCGTCAATGCCAAGCGGATCTGGGCCGCGAACCAGGAGTTCTGGAAGCAGAACAAGACACCGCTTCAACAAGAGATGATCTTTGCCAGCACCGGCACCAAAAAGCCGGAGGATCCTCCCTGGAAGTACGTCGAGGCCTTCGCCGGCAGCGATATCGAGACGAATCCTCCCGCGACCAACGATGCCGTCGAGAAGAGCGGCCGCACAATCACACGTCATGTGGACGAATTGCCGCCCAAGGCCGTGCTGGACGAAATCGACGCCAAGGTCGACATCAAGCACCTCGAAGAGACGCTCATGGACGAGGGGCTCAAGAAATTCGCCGATCCGCAGCATGCCCTGCTGAAGCTGATCGCGTCGAAGCGCGGCGCGCTCGCCCCTCATTAG